The Syntrophotalea acetylenivorans genome contains the following window.
TCAGTTGGCCTTGCAGGTGTTGGGCGATAAACCGATATTCAAGGCCATAATATTCGAGGCTGGCATAGGGGATGCCGATCTCATGCAGCCCCCGCACTTCCTCGATCATACCTTCTGCAAGGCGTTGTTTGAGGCGTTCGGTGATGCGTCGACGCAGTACCGGACGGTCCCAGCGAACGCCAAATATCAGCGGCTTTATTGGCGGCAGGGGCAGGGGGGGGGTATTCCGTTCCCCCGTGGCAATCTCGATGGCCCGTACCAGTCGTTCGCGATCCTGCAGGTCGCTGGTATTGTGCTGTTCTGGGCGCAATTGCAGCAGTCGTTGCTGCAGCCCGGTCAGGCTCAATCCGGCCAGTTCAGCACGCAGTGCCGGGTTCTCCTCCACTTTGACCAACTGGTAGCCGCGCAGCGCGGCATCGAGGTAGAGGCCGGTGCCGCCCACCAGCATCGGCAATCGACCGCGGCCTTGGATGTCTTTAAAGGCCTCGACGAAGCGCTCCTGAAAATCGAAGACACTGAATTCGCTACCGGCCTCGACGATGTCGATGAGATGGTAAGGGATGTCGTCATACTCGGCCAGATCTTTGCCGGTGCCGATGTCCATGCCGCGGAAGACCTGGCGGGAGTCGGCGGAGATGATTTCACCGCCGAACTGCTGAGCGGCAGCCACACCGAGGCGGGTTTTCCCGGAAGCGGTCGGGCCGAGGATAACGAGCAGGTTGCAACTCATAATTTTATCAAGATCCTTACTTTGCAAAGCGGCGTGAAAGGTTAAACTTAAGCTTGCAACACCGCGCAGGCCTATAGGGCCTTTTATGGCCAGTACAAAGACGCCGATCGCTATAATAGAAGTTATTGTCGGCAAGTTCAATGGTTGCGCCTAAGGTGCTTGATTCCTTCTTTCTTTTGGCGGTTATCTCTGGTAGGTTTAGCCAACCATAATCCACTCCGTTGCCGGTTCATTGGCACAGCCTTCTGATACTGTTATCTTATGACTTCAGTACCCTGCGACACCGATTCCACGAACGATCAGGCTCTCGTTGTACCCCGCGCCGAGCACTGCATCTCCCGAAAACAGATCGACGAAAATACCCTTAAGGTTCTCTACCGGTTGCGTCGGCATGGTTACCAGGCCTATCTGGTAGGCGGCGGAGTGCGTGACTTGCTGCTTGGTCGTCAGCCGAAGGATTTCGACGTCGCCACTGACGCCACGCCGGAACAGGTTAAGGGGCTGTTCCGAAACTGCTTTCTGGTCGGTCGGCGGTTTCGACTGGCCCATATCCGCTTTGCCGGTAATTATCTGGTTGAGGTCGCCACCTTTCGCCGTCAACCCCGCCCCGAGGAGCTGCCTGCCGACACCGACGAGCACTTTTTCTTTACGGAAAATGTTTTTGGGTCTCCTCGGGAAGATGCCTTTCGCCGGGATTTCAGCATCAATGGCCTGTTTTACAATATTGAAGACTTTTCGGTTATCGACCATGTCGGAGGCTTGCAGGATCTTGCCGATCGGCGGTTGCGTGTGATCGGTGACCCTCTGGTGCGATTCACCGAGGATCCAGTGCGCATGTTGCGTGCCCTTGAGTTTACAGCCCGGCTCGGCTTTAATCTTGACGAATCGGTTCGGCAGGCTATTTACTTGCGGGCGCCTCTTATCGCCGAGGCGGCCACGGCCCGGATTCGCGAAGAGCTGATGGAGCTGTTTCGCCACAAGGTTGCGGCGCCCGTGCTGCGTGACGCCCAGTCTCTCGGTTTGCTGCCCCACTTGCTGGGCGGTTTTGAAGGCGAGGTCGAGACCTTTGAATTGCTGGAGCAAATCGATCGGCGCACCGATTCCGGTCGGCCCATCGAGGAACATCTGGCCTTGGCGGCGCTCTTTCTGGAGCGTTATCGGCATGCCTGTCAGGCTCAGGAGATCCAGACCATCGGCGACGCCATCCGTATTGCCAATCATCTGCTGGTGCCCCATTGCGGATATTTTCGCATTTCCAATGCCATTCGCCATCAGGCTCGTGAACTGCTGGTTGGATTTTTTCGCCTGGCCCGTGGTCGCGGTCGGCGCGGCGAAGGACGCTTTCTGCGGCATCCTTTTGCTTCTGCATCGGTGGAGCTGTTCAGTCTGTGGAGCGAGGCGAGCGGCCGGGAGCAGGAACTGGCGGCCGATTGGCGGCAGGCAATCGAAGGCATTGCTGATCCGTCGGCTAAAAAGAAACAAGGGGAGGCAACTCGCCGACGGCCCCGGCGTCGCCGCAAGAGTCGTCGGCCACCGGTGGATAAGAAGGCTTAGCGGAGAGGTGGGCTGAGACTTGCAGCCAGCTTGAGCTTATAAATCAAAACCGGCGGGTTGCGGCTCCTTTTTCAAGAGTTGGTTGCTGAAACGATCGACTCACTTCTCTTGCCAGCAGTGGTCGAAGGGGCTGTTGAGTTTAAAAAATAACTCGTATAGAA
Protein-coding sequences here:
- the miaA gene encoding tRNA (adenosine(37)-N6)-dimethylallyltransferase MiaA, coding for MSCNLLVILGPTASGKTRLGVAAAQQFGGEIISADSRQVFRGMDIGTGKDLAEYDDIPYHLIDIVEAGSEFSVFDFQERFVEAFKDIQGRGRLPMLVGGTGLYLDAALRGYQLVKVEENPALRAELAGLSLTGLQQRLLQLRPEQHNTSDLQDRERLVRAIEIATGERNTPPLPLPPIKPLIFGVRWDRPVLRRRITERLKQRLAEGMIEEVRGLHEIGIPYASLEYYGLEYRFIAQHLQGQLNRNDMVQKLNSAIHQFAKRQETWFRRMEKHGVVIHWLEGCGDPLAQLLAIAAERGLKPRASAE
- the pcnB gene encoding polynucleotide adenylyltransferase PcnB; the encoded protein is MTSVPCDTDSTNDQALVVPRAEHCISRKQIDENTLKVLYRLRRHGYQAYLVGGGVRDLLLGRQPKDFDVATDATPEQVKGLFRNCFLVGRRFRLAHIRFAGNYLVEVATFRRQPRPEELPADTDEHFFFTENVFGSPREDAFRRDFSINGLFYNIEDFSVIDHVGGLQDLADRRLRVIGDPLVRFTEDPVRMLRALEFTARLGFNLDESVRQAIYLRAPLIAEAATARIREELMELFRHKVAAPVLRDAQSLGLLPHLLGGFEGEVETFELLEQIDRRTDSGRPIEEHLALAALFLERYRHACQAQEIQTIGDAIRIANHLLVPHCGYFRISNAIRHQARELLVGFFRLARGRGRRGEGRFLRHPFASASVELFSLWSEASGREQELAADWRQAIEGIADPSAKKKQGEATRRRPRRRRKSRRPPVDKKA